Part of the Prevotella communis genome is shown below.
AATAGCGTAGGCAAAGGCATTACCGGTCTCAAGGGCAATCATAGAACCGTTGGCACGGCGCTCGATATCTCCCTTATAGGGCTGATACTCCTTGAAACGGTGGGCCATGATAGCCTCACCCTGAGAAGCGGTCAGCACATTGGTGCGCAGACCGATGATACCACGTGAGGGGATATCGAACTCGATATTGGTGCGCTCGCCCTGAGCCTCCATAGAGGTCATCTCACCCTTACGGCGGGTAACCATATCAATCATCTTGGAAGCGAACTCCTCGGGCACGTTGATGGTGAGTTCCTCGATAGGCTCGTTCTTCACACCGTCAATCTCCTTATAGATAACCTGGGGCTGGCCAACCTGCAGCTCGTAGCCCTCGCGACGCATGGTCTCGATAAGCACAGAGAGATGGAGCACACCACGGCCACTGACAATCCACTTGTCGGTAGAGTCCTCGAACTGCTCTACATGGAGGGCGAGGTTCTTCTCAAGCTCTTTCTGCAGACGGTCGTTGATATGACGAGAGGTAACGAACTTACCCTCCTTACCGAAGAAGGGAGAGTCGTTGATCTGGAAGAGCATAGACATGGTAGGCTCATCGATAGCAATAGGAGGCAGGGGCTCGGGATTCTCGAGGTCGCAGATAGTGTCGCCAATCTCGAACTTCTCCAGGCCGATTACTGCACAGATATCACCGCACTCAACCTCGTCAGTGCGCTGGTGACCCATACCATCAAAGGTGTGGAGCTCCCTAATCTTGGTCTTCTCCATAGAACCATCACGATGGGCAATGGTGACCTGCATACCGTCCTTGAGGGTGCCGCGATGTACGCGACCCACGGCGATACGGCCTGTGTAAGAGCTATAGTCGAGAGAGGTGATCAGCATCTGAGGGGTACCCTCGAGCTTCTGAGGAGCAGGAATCACCTCTACAATCTTATCAAGAAGATAGGTAATGTCAGTGGTGGGGTTGTTGTAGTCCTCACCCATCCATCCGTTCTTGGCAGAGCCATAGACAACGGGGAAGTCGAGCTGGTCCTCGGTAGCATTCAGCGAGAACATCAGGTCGAATACCATCTCGTAGACCTCCTCAGGACGGCAGTTGGGCTTATCTACCTTATTAACTACCACGATAGGCTTCAGACCAATCTGGAGTGCCTTCTGCAGCACGAAACGGGTCTGAGGCATGGGGCCCTCAAAAGCGTCGACGAGCAACAGACAGCCGTCGGCCATATTAAGTACACGCTCTACCTCGCCACCGAAGTCGCTGTGTCCCGGAGTATCGATGATATTGATTTTGGTGCCTTTCCAATTGATAGAAACGTTCTTGGAAAGAATGGTGATACCGCGCTCGCGCTCCAGGTCATTGGCGTCAAGTACCTGGTTG
Proteins encoded:
- the typA gene encoding translational GTPase TypA, with translation MQDIRNIAIIAHVDHGKTTLVDKMMLAGNLFREGQNLSNQVLDANDLERERGITILSKNVSINWKGTKINIIDTPGHSDFGGEVERVLNMADGCLLLVDAFEGPMPQTRFVLQKALQIGLKPIVVVNKVDKPNCRPEEVYEMVFDLMFSLNATEDQLDFPVVYGSAKNGWMGEDYNNPTTDITYLLDKIVEVIPAPQKLEGTPQMLITSLDYSSYTGRIAVGRVHRGTLKDGMQVTIAHRDGSMEKTKIRELHTFDGMGHQRTDEVECGDICAVIGLEKFEIGDTICDLENPEPLPPIAIDEPTMSMLFQINDSPFFGKEGKFVTSRHINDRLQKELEKNLALHVEQFEDSTDKWIVSGRGVLHLSVLIETMRREGYELQVGQPQVIYKEIDGVKNEPIEELTINVPEEFASKMIDMVTRRKGEMTSMEAQGERTNIEFDIPSRGIIGLRTNVLTASQGEAIMAHRFKEYQPYKGDIERRANGSMIALETGNAFAYAIDKLQDRGKFFIDPGEDVYMGQVVGEHVHDNDLVVNVCKAKQLTNVRASGTDDKARIIPKVIMSLEECLEYIKEDELVEVTPKSMRIRKAILDHDQRKKANKN